ATGCTGATTTCAATTTGATCAGACAATTATTTGGTATTTACAAGTGTTTGTCTTGTGAAACACAGCTTGgaacaaaagttccaaaacaCTGAAGCCATGCATATGCAGAAAGTGTGGTTGCATAATGGAGCTAAGTAGCTAACTCATAGAACGAAAGCAAACAAGCATGTAAAGAATGTTGTAAGAGTGAAACAGTAGCTACAATAtaaccttcttcttttttcaaaagCTGCAAATTAACGTTCGTGAATTATTTATTACTATGTTCACATAGTAATTAACCACGAGATGTAAATATTTACCAATTCGTTTGCTTCATTTTACTAGTTGTGACTTTTATTTGTTGGTCGTCCATTCGACTAGTTGATAAGATAGTATGTATTGACATAATTTTGTCACATAGCAAACCAGGAAAATAGAAActtatatattatcatatttttttgttttcaacttCTATGTTATTATACTTATAAACAAAAGTTGATATTCCAAGTCTGAGGTTACTTGAGATTATTTCTAGAAATATTCGAATTTTTCCAAAATAAAgttgaaagaaaattattttggaaaaatcaagaagttatgttaaaaaaaggaaaataaataactatCCAGAGGGCGTAATTGACTGGGCATGTGCACATCAACGTGACCGGACTTCAATTCCGAATTCAAATCGAttaattatacttttaaaacTAGAAAGGGACATCTGGAAGTTTTCAAAACAATGTTgtgtaagaaaatattaaaaagacaaaaaccaGAAAAAgctaaaaaagaaagaaataaacaaaaaacaaaagcgAGGGATCCGTGATTCCAAAGGATTCGCTCTCCCACGCGCCTAACAATCCGTCACAATCTCACGCGTTTCTCTCGCTCTTTTACATTTCCCCTCCTCACATTCTcgctctctcttttctcttacTATAAAGCCTCGTGTTCCCTTCTTCCCATTCTGCACCTCTACCCCTCACTAATTTCAATACTGCcactgataaaataaaaaagtttccccgaacaaaaaaaataaacccgAAAGAGTATGGCGGAGGAGTTGTTGGTTAACGAAGAGAGGCTAACTCGGACCGACTCAGCTGAGAAAAAGCGAGTCAGGGACGAGTCTGACGAAACGGTTATTGATTCCCCCGAGGTGAAGAGGCTGAGAGACGATTTATTCGACGTTCTCGATGACTCGGATCCTGAACCGGTGAGTCAAGATCTCGACTCGGTCATGAAGAGTTTCGAGGACGAGTTGTCTTCGACGGTTACCACGGTCGGTGAAACTCAGCCGGATCTCGGCTACCTTCTCGAGGCGTCCGATGACGAGCTTGGTCTGCCGCCGGTTTCTCCGGTTCCCGTCGCGAAGGAGGTTGAAACGACGGAGACGTTAACGGATCTGGTGCGAGCGTCGTCGGATTCGTCAGGAGTCGACGAGTTATGGGGGTTCGAGGATCATTTGTCGAATTACTACGGCTCGTTAGATTTCGGTTCCGGCGTCGGAGATTACCTTGCCGTAGAGGGGCTGTTTGAATTTTCCGATGATGGTTTCGATGCCGGCGAGCTATTTTCGTGGCGGACGGAGTCTTTACCGGCGgagtaaaaactttaaattaggTGGAAGATGTTAAAACGATGCCGTTTTGTAAAGCGTGTGGCTGCTTCCATGTCGTTTTTTTACCCCCTATCATTTTATGGTAGATTGttaattttctattaattaattattaggattaggaaattatgtttttttttttaaattaggaaagttaaaTACTTTGTTAGTGGGGGTAATTTTCTAGATTAATATAAGCGAATTCGTTTGTTTGTTCTTCCCAGATCTTTAATAGTGTTAATGTGAAATTAATGCAGTATGAAATCTCATTCTCTATCTCTTTATTTGACaccttcatttttttatttagccAGATCTTTAATAGTTTTTGTTAATGTGgaatttatatatagtatatgaaattttctcTCAATCTCTTTATTACCTTCATCTTTAGAAAAAGTCGATAAAGATAGCCCATGAACCATATCCCATATCCATAAGGCCCAAACCAAACAACTACTAAAAAGTATTTCTTCATCGTTGAGACTGATTTTCGGTTTATAGTTAACCAACCatatgtgttacaaaaaaaaaaaaaaaaaaaaaagttaaccaACCATATATGATTTCTTGAAAACCGAATTGAACTGTTCAATAGCGTTTCAAAAATCAGTAACCGAACCTGTGGAACTAATTGTAACAAAGTGGACATAAGATCCGGGATAACCGGTCGAGTTAAACTGGAATAGCTTATAAACCTACCCGGGGTTATATGTAATAATAGTTAGGACTCCTAGTAGAAGATCTTGTGGTACCTCAgtatacaaaaacaaattatataccttCTTCTGATTTTCTCGCCAGTAAGATTAGATAACCTGAGTCTCACAATGCATATGCAAAGAACGTTGTTACACTGCAAGAAGATGAGTGAACATGAGGTTTTCAAGAAGTTTGGTCGTAACATTGGTCGTCTTGTCAaatgttagcaaaaaaaaaaaaaaaaaaaacattggtcGTCTTAAATTGTCTGCAGTTAGATTGTATGCGAAGCAGTTACTCATATACCTTAAACATCCCAAGAACTGTGCTGTTCTTTACTGCGACATAAAGCCTGGCAacatgtttatgtttttttcttcctgATTGATTCACTAATTTCTAACATCTGGTCGTGACTTGATTGTCTAGGTGAATGGTTTGCTGGTTAAAACGAAGTTACACACTTACACCATATCTTGTTACTTGTTAGTCGCTTCTAAAGAGCTACAAAATCGTACACAGTTCTTTTCCCTGGCTCCGCAACAATGATATATTACGCCTCCATATGGAACTGAAAGGTCCCTTCCCTAAAAAGATGCTTCGCAAGTTCAGCTTTAAGTTTAACACTGGAGATTATATTATTTCTTCGGTTTCAAAGCATCAGCGTTTAAGTTTTGTTCTGATACCTTCTACTATTTAACAAGGACCATTTATAGATCAGCAATTTGGTTAGGACTTAAGCTTCAATGCTACAGAGGGGGACAGTGTTAGTGGAAAGGTAACAAACCATTCCGTATATAATATCTACAACTTTTAtgtaatttgaattattatgaATCAAGGTTTAGTaattgttttatcctaaaaaaatgttttatctgTTCCTTTTTTACAGACaataaagagaaaaatgaaGGAAAATATTTTGGTTCAGTGATTAAAGGCTATATATGCAGGTGAGGATATCAAGGTGTTAGTTGCATTTCAGAGATCTTATGGACAAAATTTCCATAATTGATCGTGAAAAGAGACTTTCAGTGTCACATGCATTAGCTCACACATTCATCACGGGCAAGTGAACACATGCCCTAGATACATGTGTGTCTATATATTAcacattttaattttgattttagaaTCTCCTCTGTGGATTATTATCTATCATTCTTTTGCTACATGATGGCTTTAACTACAATAGTTTGCTAGGTGGATTcacataatatcattttatcGCTTTGAGGAAACGCTTGGGGTCTGCAGTAGCATTAGAACTTTGATTTGCAAATCTATAATTACAAAAAGACTATAACATGTTTGGTTTATGTTAGTGTCTTAGGATAATCGAGATTAGTGGAGTTAGCTTCGTAATTAAACAGCTCTTTTCCTACCTAACATAAGAAAAGCCTCTCTTTATCATTATGACACCATGATCATCATACTTAATAAAATGTTCATGATGTGGAAAGTTACTTAAAGACGAGTTGAAGAAGTCTACAAaggtttttaaattttcagtTGTTGTTTAATTTGATGTCACACCTAATAAAGTGGAGATTAAGGTGTTTTCTAATGGGCTGTTAGTGCCAAGGGGAAACGTGTCAATAATCCCTTTAAACCTGTCGTTCTTAAATAAATTACAATATGAAGAATAAGAGCCGTAACAATGACAGTTCTCTGGTGTCTATTTCACAGCGTTTGAAATGAGTGCTCCAATAGCAGCTTCTTAAGAAAgctaaaaagagaagaaaataaagaaaccatGAAAGTTGGAACCATAGAAATGTGATTTACGGAGCATAATGTTGACCAAAATCGAATTAAGAGACTCTCTTGTCCTATACGTATTTTGTGTTGGGAATTCTTCTTACGATAGTTCACTGAAACTAAGACCATGTCCAACGGTGGATTTCACCCGGTCCATAAGAGAAATCCTTAAGCATAATTgtaattaaatactattattagcGTTAAATCGACGAAGGATTGGTCCGTCGCAGCGGACTTAAGGATTCAATCCTTAGCCACGCGTCACGTGGTGAGTGGATCGAATTTGTGTTTGGTTTGTGTAGggtcgaaaaaaaaaatcattctcgagccaaaccgaaaaaaaaaaactcctctTCGACATAAGGCGATTTCGAGACGATTCTGCTCGATCTCTCATCCTCGGCTCGTGTAAGGTAAATCAAAGCTTTAACTCGTAGATTTATCGATTATAGATCACTCTCCATCTTGTTTGTTCTGTATTAAGGGTTTGGTTCTCGGATTCCgacagatttgagaaaattttcaaattagggtttcatAAATATTTGGGGCAAAATCGATTTACGGATTCTTTGGGGGTTTAGATAGGGTTTCCAAACGTTTATGGTTTGTATCGGTCTCGGATCTCCTCTCTTGTTGATTACAGAGAGCTGCTCTTTAACGATTTTGGGGACCGTGTTGCTCAGCTCTTTACATGTCAAATCTATTGTTCCTTTTCCGCTTAATGAGAATCAAGATTTTTAGCAAGAGGTCCTTATTGTCAACACTCATCTCTTGTTCCCACATGATTCTCGTTCATGTGCTTTTGATTATTTAACATTGATTGCTGTTGTTCTTTAACATACGTAATTGATTAACGTTGTTCTTACTCGTTATTTGCTGTTGATTTTATTGGTCCTTAACATAAGTGTTTACTTGTTTTGGTTGCAGATAAACGATAATGGGACGATACAGTTACAGCCAGCCTTCTTCCTCCTCACACTCTCCAGACTTAACCTCCCTCCTTGAAGCCGAATGTGAGATGTACGCGGCTGAAGCTGAGATTACTCGGTGGAATGCAGAAGCCAGTGACTGGGAACCATCAGCAGAGGGTGATGATGGCATCCCAAGGACATGCTACTGTGGTTCAGAGCCAGTTCACGGATACTCCCAAACGCCAAAAGATCCATACCGACGTTACATAACGTGCTCCAATGCCGATGATAGAGACTGCCACGTCTGGAAATGGTGGGACGTGGCGGTGGAGGAGGAGCTGAGAGAGTTTCAGAGGGAGCTTAATGCGGTTAAGGGTGAAGCGAATCAACGTGAGCAGAAGTTACTCCGTCTTGAGAAGCAAGTTTCCGAGTTCACAAAGAAGAAATCAGGAGCTAAGCTAATGGTCTTCAGCTTAGTGTTAGGGTTGGTGTTGCTTATTGTGCTAGGTGAGTTActtccttttattttttcatctcTCATATGTATTATAAATATTGAAAGTGTGTGAAAGTTGATTGTTTACTCATTTATTTTTCAGGAATACTTGGAAAGGATTCAGAGGATTGGGGCGTACGTGCTTTGTTT
This genomic interval from Brassica napus cultivar Da-Ae chromosome A6, Da-Ae, whole genome shotgun sequence contains the following:
- the BNAA06G07410D gene encoding uncharacterized protein BNAA06G07410D, which gives rise to MAEELLVNEERLTRTDSAEKKRVRDESDETVIDSPEVKRLRDDLFDVLDDSDPEPVSQDLDSVMKSFEDELSSTVTTVGETQPDLGYLLEASDDELGLPPVSPVPVAKEVETTETLTDLVRASSDSSGVDELWGFEDHLSNYYGSLDFGSGVGDYLAVEGLFEFSDDGFDAGELFSWRTESLPAE
- the LOC106375537 gene encoding uncharacterized protein At4g04775-like isoform X2; amino-acid sequence: MGRYSYSQPSSSSHSPDLTSLLEAECEMYAAEAEITRWNAEASDWEPSAEGDDGIPRTCYCGSEPVHGYSQTPKDPYRRYITCSNADDRDCHVWKWWDVAVEEELREFQRELNAVKGEANQREQKLLRLEKQVSEFTKKKSGAKLMVFSLVLGLVLLIVLGILGKDSEDWGVRALFL